One window from the genome of Amycolatopsis sp. NBC_01480 encodes:
- the recR gene encoding recombination mediator RecR has translation MYEGVVQDLIDELGRLPGVGPKSAQRIAFHLLATDPVDIGRLQDVLGKVKEGVQFCEICGNVSEQPTCRICRDERRDLTVICVVEEPKDVLAVERTREFKGRYHVLGGALDPLSGIGPEQLRMRELLKRIGEADVSEIIIATDPNTEGEATATYLVRMLRDFPGLSVTRLASGLPMGGDLEFADELTLGRALSGRRAL, from the coding sequence TTGTACGAGGGTGTGGTCCAGGACCTGATCGACGAGCTCGGGCGGTTGCCCGGGGTCGGTCCGAAGAGTGCGCAGCGCATCGCGTTCCACCTGCTCGCCACGGACCCCGTCGACATCGGGCGGCTGCAGGACGTGCTGGGCAAGGTCAAGGAGGGCGTGCAGTTCTGCGAGATCTGCGGCAACGTCTCCGAGCAGCCGACTTGCCGCATCTGCCGCGACGAGCGCCGCGACCTCACGGTGATCTGCGTGGTCGAGGAGCCCAAGGACGTGCTGGCGGTCGAGCGCACGCGCGAGTTCAAGGGCCGCTACCACGTGCTGGGCGGCGCGCTGGACCCGCTCTCGGGCATCGGCCCGGAGCAGTTGCGCATGCGTGAGCTGCTCAAGCGCATCGGCGAGGCGGACGTCAGCGAGATCATCATCGCCACGGACCCCAACACCGAGGGCGAGGCCACGGCCACCTACCTGGTCCGCATGCTGCGGGACTTCCCCGGCCTGTCCGTGACGCGGCTCGCGTCCGGCCTGCCGATGGGCGGCGACCTCGAGTTCGCCGACGAGCTGACCCTGGGCCGGGCGCTTTCCGGCCGTCGCGCGCTCTAG
- a CDS encoding UDP-N-acetylglucosamine 2-epimerase — translation MGLTVISFILGTTAELIKIAPVYHGIAERGMRPKIWFTAQHVDEVADVLADLKLPAPDVWLVPEEKAHNLESPAQVPGWAAQVLRTAWGRRHELRAALNEDGRPPLVLVHGDTFTTPYGSLIGKRILKARVGHVEAGARSGSIMSPLPEELNRKIAAKIVDMHFAPSAREVNNLRHARGVVVDTEANTAIDAMRLAINQPLDVPNLPEKFGLATLHRFELVSRADKYREALEILREQSRQMPILYMAGAPEREKIRSLGLDNLFDDKFIAQPKMRYLKFLPLVARAEYVVTDSGGLSAECYYLGLPCAVHRERTETPQHLGETVVLTEMRGDKLQNFLDTYQNRRGESWMDKYHPSEIIVNSLAQLGYC, via the coding sequence ATGGGCCTCACGGTGATTTCCTTCATTCTCGGCACCACGGCGGAACTGATCAAGATCGCGCCGGTTTACCACGGGATCGCCGAGCGCGGCATGCGGCCGAAGATCTGGTTCACCGCACAGCACGTGGACGAGGTCGCGGACGTGCTCGCCGACCTCAAGCTGCCGGCGCCGGACGTCTGGCTGGTGCCCGAGGAGAAGGCGCACAACCTGGAGTCGCCGGCGCAGGTGCCGGGCTGGGCCGCGCAGGTGCTGCGCACCGCTTGGGGCCGCCGTCACGAACTGCGCGCCGCGCTGAACGAAGACGGGCGCCCGCCGCTGGTCCTGGTGCACGGCGACACTTTCACCACGCCGTACGGCTCGCTGATCGGCAAGCGCATCCTCAAGGCGCGCGTCGGGCACGTTGAGGCCGGGGCCCGGTCGGGCAGCATCATGTCGCCGCTGCCGGAAGAGCTGAACCGCAAGATCGCGGCGAAGATCGTCGACATGCACTTCGCGCCGAGCGCGCGCGAAGTGAACAACCTGCGCCACGCGCGCGGCGTTGTCGTCGACACCGAAGCGAACACGGCGATCGACGCGATGCGCCTGGCCATCAACCAGCCGCTGGACGTGCCGAACCTGCCGGAGAAGTTCGGCCTGGCCACGCTGCACCGGTTCGAGCTGGTCTCGCGCGCGGACAAATACCGTGAGGCGCTGGAAATCCTGCGCGAGCAGAGCCGGCAGATGCCGATCCTGTACATGGCCGGCGCGCCGGAGCGCGAGAAGATCCGCTCACTGGGACTGGACAACCTGTTCGACGACAAGTTCATCGCCCAGCCGAAAATGCGTTACCTGAAGTTCCTGCCGCTGGTGGCGCGCGCGGAGTACGTCGTCACCGACTCGGGCGGCCTGTCCGCGGAGTGCTACTACCTCGGCCTGCCCTGCGCGGTGCACCGCGAGCGCACCGAAACCCCGCAGCACCTCGGCGAAACCGTCGTGCTCACCGAGATGCGCGGCGACAAACTGCAGAACTTCCTGGACACGTACCAGAATCGGCGCGGGGAGTCCTGGATGGACAAGTACCACCCGTCCGAGATCATCGTGAACTCGCTGGCGCAGCTCGGCTATTGCTGA
- a CDS encoding N-acetylmuramoyl-L-alanine amidase, with the protein MVGVRVNPLLLLAGVFLLAGCDNGGGTAAPSTSTVATSAAASPSSSVPSSAPSVPPSVPSSVLSPAPSPAAGKVVVLDPGHNGGNGSHPKEINQSVPAGRGEMKPCNTTGTSTNAGYTEHAFNFDVANQVGKALSAKGIKVIYTRSDDSGVGPCVDRRAEIGNAANADAVVSIHADGSTSAGAHGFHVAYSSPPLNAAQGAPSTTLARALRDGLRSDGFTTSTYIGTAGLSPRSDLAGLNLSTRPAVLVECGNMRNAAEAAQMSSAPGRAQYAAAIAAGIEAYLG; encoded by the coding sequence GTGGTCGGCGTGCGCGTGAACCCTCTCCTGCTGCTGGCCGGCGTCTTCCTGCTCGCGGGCTGCGACAACGGCGGTGGCACGGCGGCGCCTTCCACCTCGACGGTTGCCACTTCTGCTGCTGCTTCGCCGTCTTCTTCTGTGCCGTCTTCGGCGCCCTCGGTGCCGCCTTCGGTGCCTTCGTCGGTGCTGTCACCGGCTCCGTCTCCGGCCGCGGGGAAGGTCGTGGTGCTGGACCCCGGGCACAACGGCGGGAACGGCTCGCACCCGAAGGAGATCAACCAGAGCGTCCCGGCCGGGCGCGGCGAGATGAAGCCGTGCAACACCACCGGCACGTCGACGAACGCCGGTTACACCGAGCACGCGTTCAACTTCGATGTGGCCAACCAGGTCGGGAAAGCCTTGTCCGCCAAAGGGATCAAGGTCATCTACACCCGATCCGACGATTCCGGCGTCGGCCCGTGCGTCGACCGCCGCGCCGAAATCGGCAACGCCGCGAACGCCGACGCGGTCGTCTCCATCCACGCGGACGGATCGACGTCGGCAGGCGCGCACGGCTTCCACGTGGCGTACTCGTCACCACCGCTGAACGCCGCCCAGGGCGCCCCGTCGACAACCTTGGCCCGAGCCCTCCGCGACGGCCTCCGCTCCGACGGCTTCACCACCTCGACCTACATCGGCACCGCAGGCCTGTCCCCCCGCTCCGACCTGGCCGGCCTCAACCTCTCGACCCGCCCGGCGGTTCTCGTGGAATGCGGCAACATGCGCAACGCCGCGGAGGCAGCGCAGATGTCCTCGGCCCCTGGTCGCGCCCAGTACGCCGCCGCGATCGCTGCTGGTATCGAGGCTTATCTGGGGTGA
- a CDS encoding YbaB/EbfC family nucleoid-associated protein, with translation MVQPGGGFDLSQIMQQAQQMQQKLVEAQEELASTEVTGSAGGGLVTATVSGDSQLKGLVIDPKVVDPEDVETLADLVVAAVRDASANAQKLTEQKLGPLAGGLGGGGGMPDLGALGFGG, from the coding sequence ATGGTGCAACCCGGCGGAGGCTTCGACCTGTCGCAGATCATGCAGCAGGCGCAGCAGATGCAGCAAAAGCTGGTCGAGGCCCAGGAGGAGCTCGCCTCCACGGAGGTCACCGGCTCCGCGGGCGGCGGCCTGGTCACGGCGACCGTGTCCGGCGACAGCCAGCTGAAGGGCCTCGTCATCGACCCGAAGGTGGTCGACCCCGAGGACGTCGAGACGCTGGCCGACCTCGTCGTCGCGGCGGTGCGCGACGCGTCGGCGAACGCGCAGAAGCTCACCGAGCAGAAGCTGGGCCCGCTGGCCGGCGGCCTCGGCGGTGGCGGCGGCATGCCGGACCTCGGCGCACTCGGCTTCGGCGGCTGA